In the Pararge aegeria chromosome 16, ilParAegt1.1, whole genome shotgun sequence genome, CTTAactctagattttttttaatttcttctttttctttttttggttTTGGGGTTGAGTTTTATCATATACATTGTTAcgacacaatttttttcaatgtaaatcTGTAAGTAAAGGCTCTTATCACAAATTTTCACGAAATTCTGTTAGAGCAGATAAGAGCATTATAAGTTTATGTTAGTTTAAAGCATTAAATGGTTCATGGTTGGCTAAAGATAAGCGAACTAAAATCAGAAAGTATCTACTTAAGTACAACTTAGCGTTTAAACTATCATGAGTGGTATTAATATCTATGTACGAGCAAGTAGGTAAAATGCAAACGGACAGCCATTTTCACGCGTGAATTTTTGTCGGAGTATGCCCTACTAGCCTACCATCTAGTTTTAAATCCATGCGTGGTCCTTATTCATAAGCTTGTTAGCGCGACATGGCAGAAAGTGAACTGCGCGTTTTGATACAaaagtttgttgtttgttgtcaCTGTATATCcatagccttagtacaagaattgctcgctcgcaatcgaaaaGTCGTTTTCGAGTGCTTTGTATCGTCTGAAACTCTGTATCGTGGAAGTAAAATGGACCTGATGGTACTCGATTTAGATTCGCAAATCATATACTTCTGATGTTCTCATTAGAAACGTCAAATCATAAGCTcaagcaaatttgagctttaatttaatttgaatagatccattttcttcttagtcgtttcagtcttgacagactggtcctGGTCGTCATCtcgatccattttactccgttGTTTAAGTATTTCCATTCTCGAAAAGGACTCCTCGATTGCTAGCGACcaaatctcgtactaaggctGTAGCTATTACCCTCCCTCGACAATATTCAGATGCGATTTTCGATTTGCTAATGTGCGTTGAGGAATTATTCTGTCCTCAACGAACGTCACATTTAAGACTAAACGATACttaatacatacacacataagtCTACCACCACTTACGGTCCACATTGGTAGTTCAAGCATATATTTTGATCTATTAGCGTTCTATCGAAATGATAAGTTGCAAAGAAGGATATCAAAACGCAATTAAAGAACTTTGTCCGTGCAATGACGTTATGAAGACAAAAATAATCTATTATACTCTAACTTTAGCCACCAGTAGCTTTAAGATAGTAGGTAAGTACTTTTGCGGCGAAGAGAAACTTTTCTATACGCGTGTACCTACTACACAGCTCCTTGTGTTTTACGAGAGAGAATGGACTACTGTAACGTTAGCAGTTATTCAGAACTGTAACGTTAGCAAACTTTAAACGAATGACCCCATATAACTTGAAATTTTATAGTGTTAATCAGCTGTAAGCAACACACTTTTACAAGCAACGGCACTTATTGTATGGACTATTAAACACTAAGCAAACTTTGATGTAGATAGAGAAGAACTATAGGTACTTAGTTAATAAGTTCATAAGTATCTACACTTTGATACCTTACTTGGGCTGAAGAGTCGTATATTTTAAAGCGTTGTTAGCGGCCATAATTATTGGGTTGATCCTCCAaatcaatctatatatatatatatcctctCAGAAATTATCGTAGATTCGATAGTAGTTAGATCGTAGTTTAACACGATGTAAAAGTGAATTGGTAAACTtcgaactctcacgcatgcaggtttcctcacaaagttttccttcgccgctaagctattaattttcttaaaacgcacataactttgaatgGTTAGAGATGCGTGCAGCGTGCCGTGCCGTGTTGTTGAATTGTCCTGAAATAGAACTGCCGAAGCCCTATCACCTCTTTCGCTTAAATTGTATTCATATTTTCAAGTAAGAACTTGATATGACCTCAGTCCAGTGCGGGAATGTAATATTTTCCTCTTGCGCTTTGGATAAAGAACGCCTGTTTTCCGAATGTGATATAAGAAATAGAAGATTGTTAAACGAGATGGAAAGCACCCTATTCACACCAGAGATGTTCGTTCGCAAGAGCTTGAAATGTAATGGAATAATTTGGGTGGTTTaagtatttagttttatttatgttaacacactattcttttctattttttaacaagtgttttttgttgttttacttGTTTGTTCTCCTTCACGACCTAAGTAAGTAACCAATAAATTTTTTAGCACGGGTTTTGctaaaaatcgtaataaactcaacaaatattgtaaatactTAGTAGGTATCTAATATTAGATactaaaaaatagttaaatagttacaatagtaataatttgGCAATCAATTTTCCAACTTAAACTataactatattaataaaatttataagtgAACAagaatactaaaaatatatataaaagaaaaaaagtacaaccgaattgagaaatCCTTTTTTGTGAGTCGGTTAAAAAATGTTTCGACGACAAAAGGCACGAAACGATCGCTTAGAAGTGACCGCTTGATTTattttatcgattttaatatgTAGTATGATAACTACCTATGTAGTTAAACAATTCTTCAAAGTTCACTTCAACAAACAATAATTCCAAGTGATCAACAACCTTGTTGTGACGATTTCCAATTCTAAAATTCCAAAGATTACAACCAATAAGAGCAgctataaaatagaaataatggAGAGGACGCGGTGGCAGGAAGCgtagttattaaatttattgctGTTCTCTGGGAACCGTCAGCCGTCGACATTAATGCCGTTTCAGGATATAAATCTAACTATAACGAATACTTATTGGCTTTACTCTCTCTTTGAAGAAATTGTTTAAGAGAAACAATAATTTCTCCCTCCTAAAAGATATGAATGTCTGTACATTAAAAAGGAAAACTTGTGTAGTAAAAACGATAGCGTATAAATTGTAATTCAGTTTTACATTTCATGTGTctatttatcttaaaaaatacTCAGCAAGTGAATCTTTTCAACAACTTCCTAGTGTTAAGATTGCCTGGAAGAGTCTCGACCTATAATCTATAGCTATATCCGCCTTTTTCCTAAGTGCGTCCAGTTAAaacttacttaattaaaattttaattttggaacCCGTACTATTACAGCATTATGTTACTGTGTATTGTACACAACGTATATACATAGGTACAACTTAGTAGATACAACGAAAAATTTTGCTTTCCCCCTTGCCTTtaccaaacataaaaaaaaattgtctaagATAGGTATAGGGGTAAAATAAGAGTGATAGAGTTGCCGATGCCCGACATCGGCTAGTGCTTATGTTGAAATTCTTACCTATAAGCGCGGTAAGCGGTGGTGGCCCTGgcagcggcggcggcgcggcagGGTGCTGTGAGCTATCCACATATACTATCAAGGCGGCTGGCCGACATGGGGTCGTTCTAGGACGGACAGTGGTGTGGCGCCGCAGCGGGAGTTCCACGCGTGTTTACGTAAGCGCCACGCCCCGAGCCACGCTCTGGCGGTAAGGGGCGCGGCGCGAAGCACCTCCGGTCGCCGAGCGCCGACTGACGCACCCTCATCCCTGCGCGCAGACCTCCACCGCGCTTGCGTTGATCACTTACAACCTCCACGCCTCCTGTTACATAATAACACTAAACGTCTACAAAGCCCTGTTAAACTGGGCACAGATGACTCGTTTGTGACGGCCAGAAGCTGCGATTGTTCCACTAACTACTTCGTAAAAAGAACAAACGCTTTGTTTAAAGCACCGCACTGACTAATTAACGACACACGCCCTAACGCCTTTTCTACGGAACTAATTTCGGATTTTAATAGGACTATAAGTATTTGGgacaaggttattttttttttcgctccATATCGCTGATACCCAAAGTAGCCTACTATCGACCCCTAAGGTTCGTCGACGCAACGTCCTGCGACTTGCGAGGCGAGGGGTCCATGACAGCAAAAATAATATGGAGCAAATGGGGGCAGGATAGTGATACTCGTTTTGAAACAGGTCGTGACTTTAACTTTGGATTTGCctacattaattaaatagttagaaatttaatatatttgcaaaagAGTTCGGGGACCCTTGCTAAGTATATATCACGAACGCTTCATATGTCTATAGCACTTGTTATTATTGAATTATAGATCTACTTCATGTAGATAATTATTCGTCAGTAATACGCAATGTACagcgaaaaataataaaagaagcaACATTCTtccttgtttttatttcttctctAAAGCCTATTTCCAATTCCTCATTGCCTTCAATCATCAATCTTACTATACCATAGTATacctcttttatttatattattatttattatcgttttattgatttatataaaacataattatagataatttgtatttagcattattttagtaatttatgtgtattatgtgtattttttatttatgtagccTTTTTTATGTACCAAAAACCTAAGTATACCacgaatatatatttattacttacttacattcGAGGGAAGCTGGGAGAAATCTCTATTGTAGGGATAAGCTACTCCAttgtacttattataatattttgtttaaaaatgtttttgtacaagaacaataaaaataaatatatgtttttggTTTATTGCAGGCGAAGATATGATCTAAAACAAAGTAGTAGCAAGAAAGAATTGAAAGTAAATCACCATATTTTATATCCCGGGGAATTTGCTCGCAATATACCCGCGTATAAACTgaaatctatacctacttatactgTAAATTACAGTTTACATATTGCTTTAAAATTTCAATCGGGGACACCAAAACagcttattatttattcaatttttgtctgtctgtctatctgacTAACTACTAAATTTGGTATGATTGTAGCTGATAATccttaaggtttttttattctcGATAAACTGTAGGATCGGCGATGAAATATTTTGTCGATTTTACACTGTAACTATGTCATACCTGagccgattttaataaatattttattgcttccTAACTTCCTGAAGATCTGATCATTAAAgattgaggacagaactccttagcagACTGCAGCAACTCTGGGTAGGTTGCTGctatcttacttaaattcatttaatactagcggacccgcgcgacttcgttcaCGTATGAGTctatcgagaagctagaatagatgtgatgctaacatcataatcattcTGGCTAGctgtgtacctactattatacgtggtatactgagtttgTTAGTTGTCATTATTATAGTTGATACATacacatccatccatacatctatcctcacgaactttcgcatttataatattagtaggatggtacgcatgaaTTCGATCGTTATCCcgtatgccttgctacttgctgttatttgtaaagagttatgtcctttatccgagaatatttatcagaccttcattaaaattaaacaatacatgcttgatagtaagcactttgaaataaaaagtataccactatacaaaattttatttaaatccgttcagtagttttcatgtgatgcccggacagacagaccgacacacagaccaaattaaataaaatctgttttggactcagtatcgattataaagcatcccccagtcaaaattttcaaaatatattaaatgtagagaaatttccagttacagttttattataagtatagattactcAATACTTACACTACTGCAACATATATCAATGCGGGAATTTACCTTGAAACCATTCATTTACTGACTTCAGTGAACGTTACTTACCCATGGCCTTTTTTGGTGCATCTCATCGCTCGTGTATTAGCAATCATTTGTGATGGAGGAAGAAAAGTATCATAGGTAAAGTGAAGCCATAGTAGGACCTCGAAAGGGTAATTTTCAAGTGGCAATGTTGATTGTGAAAGTGTAtctgtcagtttgtttgttatctagGTTTGGTTCAACCTTTACATACGTCtggcacagagatagcttgcatcctttGGTTATTTGTCTTGGTGGAAacgctttatggctacctctgtccttttgggcaggacagaggttatgtgagactcgtttacccaaactaaaaaccaccacgccCACGGCATGttcctctcgttggctttagtagacgtccggggaacccgttgtgtacttcccagacgtctcaACCGACCCAACCGATTGACAGGCTAAGGAGGAGGACAGGTCAGGGAAAGCAGACGTGCGGCATATTCCCGCGATCTCTTTCCCCCCGTCTACGCCAGAGCGGATGTGCGTTTACACATTATTCACGCATCCGCTCcgcggcctccttctgcgaGATAACTTCTTCACTGAAGTCAACCACGGCTTCCCAAGACCTCTCGTTGCTCAGAATGGCAAATACAACGCTGGGCGGCGAGAGGTCTCCATTTCCGCTACTAGAGTGCGGCGCTGAGGATCCCACCTGCGAAACTCCTCGAGGATGTGCTGTGCAGTGTTGTCCGCAGCACCGCACTCATGACACGACGGGGTCGGTTTCCTCCTCGCGCCACCGTGCAGGTAATGACCGAAACAGTCATGGTCTGTCATTACCTGCATATGCCGGCATCATGCTTTCGCTGAATCTACTGGCCGAGGACTGAGCGGATGGGCGGCTCTATGGTGCGTTTGCCATAGAGGGCAacatagcttgcatcctggcaAAGGGTCTATAAAACCGTAACAAACTAAactaatcattgttttttaaaatgtaaatgtttacaaaaaacaaacaaatgaaacaCCTTGTTACGAAAGAATACTTgacaaattagaaaaataacaGGTAGATGAAATTGTGAATTCTCtttgttataagtataaaagAATGGTTGCAATCGTCGTAGAGGGTGCTAGAGTTTGAGCTTCTACTCAACATAAAACGTCAACTTTTTAATGCCACAATACCCGGCAAGAACAACacttgtacaattttttttcaaatagaatTTTACATTTACTTGGCCGACAAAAGACAGTCTCATCTAAGAGTCATTTTagcaataagtattttttaacacGAAGTGTcgtaaaaaatgaataatttggTTTATGCAGACTTAATTCGCACTAATTTGAGAAACCAATTGATGGATTTTATCATAATACATTGttgaatacaaacaaacaacaacttGTGTAAATTAGCTgaaagatgatgataataaagctGCATCACGGTGGCCTAGAGGTCACCATGTTAGCAttaattttatgtgaaattcataaaattgtaaTGCCAAATCAGACTTTGGAAATCGCGTTATCCATCCCCTTGCCTCCGAGACCACGGTTACGCGAATGTCTCTAAAATTTtagatattaattttgaaactactgaaccgactCCAATAATTAGTTCATCATTCGAAATCTATTTTATCCAGAAGAACCACAggttatattttacttataccTATTGGCAAGTCTGAAAAAAAAACGCGCTAAGTGCGTTGATTACCTACATGTTAAATACTCTTTAGGTACCAACTACGAAATAATTGTAACTCACTGTACTAAATTATCTTCTAACTTCCAAAAAcgggcacccatccatttactaaCTTGGGTCAATATTGCTTATTGCGAGTAAGCCATGCTTTATTTGTAGTCATTTGTTATAGGGAcatcaaattattttaagtaaaacgaGGCGGCAGTGGGTACCTGGAATAATCATCTGCCATTGACAATATGTGACAGTGGATGATTTTAAAGCTTCAAGAGCAAGAAGAGATAAGTATATTCATAGCCACACTTCAGTGGTTTGTGTAAATATTAagtgttgtcgcggactgttttatagaactttaaagaaacaacaattccgacaattccgatatacttttccgggataaaaagaaacctccgagctattccagactatattgtaggtatctctgccaaatttcagccaaatcggttcattcgttgtggcgttaaagcgtaacaaacatccatacatacatccgtccatccatgcatctatcctcacaaactttcgcatttataatattagtaggatggtaagcatgcattcgatcgttgtcccatatgccttgcgacttgctgttatctgtgaagaattatgtcctaaGAATTAggcaatacatgcttggtagtatacactgtcaaataaaaaaataattaataaaatcggtgcaaatttaacggagatatgtagtaatattaataaaaaaattacttccaTTTCccagaaacttattgtttatcgggataaaaagtatcctatatgttgacccgggatatcagccaccactgtaccaaattttatttcaatcagttcagtagtttcacgtgatgcccggacagacagaccgacagacagacagacagacaaaaataaataaaaatctgttttcggctcagtatcgattatcaTTCCCCGGTAGATATAGATATTAAGATTTCGACTCTtaatttaacgattactattcgtCTTTGATGATAGAAGCTGAAATCGACGTACAAACAATTCCGCTTTAATTAAACTTCCAAATTTCGActcccatccatttactgacttaagTTAATGTTGCTTCTCCAGCgccaattttgttttatataattttttaatgtaattattgttaGCAGTAAATGGTGATAGGGAGTGAAACAAATAACAGGTTGATTGCGAAAGTTAGTCTGTCCGTTTGTTTAATATCTATGTTTAGCTCAACCTTGATGTAATTGAGACagaatactttgtatcccaAAAATGCTCAAGGGTACACTTGCCTGCTATTTAAAAAAGTCTGTTTTTTGAATGACTTAGTAGCAAGAGTTATCTCGAGaaaattttgcataaatatagcttgcatcctggagacagacATTGCATAAGTTGACATTGACTCTCTATAATCTTTTTTATGTTAAGCacatttgatttaaaataatgatatacattaatttaaaataatggtggGCGATTATGAGGGGGAAGGTTTTCTCAGTTTTACTCTTACTGATCATAGCCTGATGTCCCCAaaaagcttaattagctataccAGGAGAGAGTATTGCCTcttgaaaataatgtaatatattcaAGGCTTTTCCTTAATTTAATGCGGGTGAAGACGCGGTGTGCAGCTAGTGCACAAAAACACCTCACCAACCACCTACTGGCGACTGGCCAGCGGAAAGGATACTCCACTTCATACAATTTAAGCTGTTTTAAATCATGATTTCCCTCAAATGAATTATAACTTTAGATGTTTGAGACAGACTTCTTATTTAAACTCTCAGATCttgtgaaaaatgtttgttaaatgCACATAGCAGAATCAGAAGGGCCAGACTTTTTTTGTGACAGCAGTACATACACACCTGAATTACGAGTTTGCAATATTTGATATAGAATGcagaacataataaaatatttcactttaaactaaaaaaaagaattaatatttatatacgtcATTAATtcttttgaataatatttaatatttatataaataatatatcacagATCTCATACACAGCCCCTGCAATgtaaagtattaatattttcttcttTAAGTCAGTCTTTTAGTGATATTTCCTgtttatcaaaatttattttagttatttattgtttaaatttactttttttttatcagtcttTCAATCGTTTGGGTAACCCTGACTCACTTTTACCCTAGTTCACTTATAAAAATTCTATAATGTCCATTTAAATCAATTTgtcaatttgttttataatgtaaaattgtCCAAATTACTTAGTAGAAAGTTCTCATATCAAAACGTCTATCACAGCActtacattattaacaattcaataaagttcaaagttcaaacacaattttttattagcaatcataaaataagtaatacatCGGTGGTAAATTCACGTTTAACGGCGATCACGATAGGACCGATGCGATTCACGATCACGACTACGATCACGACTGCGACCACGTGAGCGGTCAGAGGTGCGCCACAAAAATTCATCCACTGAGCGTTCATATGACCTCTTGTCATAAACAAGCACTGAACGGGGGTAATCTGCTAAGTCATAATAGCGTGGCGGTGGAGGCGGTGGCGGCGGAGGCAGCCCATCGTATGTGGCCAGAGCACCACTAAACCCAGGTGGAGGCACATAAGGCAGAGGGGGCAGCTGGTGATGCATAGAGCGCATATATTCTGCAACATATGCTTCAGCTGCAGCAGATCCAGTATTATTGTAATTCTCACGAGGCCGTGTAAACCATGATGGCAGGCGATCTCGCATATAAGGTGATGGAGACCTCCTTTTATATGAAGAAGTGGAGCCTAAGCGGCTTCTTGTAGAACTGAAGGTCTTCCTTCTACTTCTGGAAGAGGCACTCATACGGTTCCTATATCCGGACCCTCTAGAATTTGATAGTGGTGCTCTATAAGTTCTGTAACTCCCACCACTTTTCAAATATGATTTTTTAGAAGATTCTTTTGATTTTCTTAATATAGGTGTCATTTCTATTCCCTCATCTTCAGGAAATAATCTACACAACTCTTCTGCAACTTTGGGCTCAATTTCTTGACCATCTCTGCCTATTTTCACAGGTTTTCCTTCATTCCAAGGATTGTAGAGGTGCAGCGTACTACTGAAGGATAGTTCCTTTCTGCAGATCCAATCAACTTTAAAAACCCCATCTAAAACTTTAGCAGAGAGACCCGGTGGGAGGACCCATGATATAGATGGTACATCTCTGCGAGACTCACTTGCCAGTCTTGCAAATCCTGCAAATTTGCCACTTTCTTTAACTGAAAAAATCAACAATACATTCCTGGATTCTCTGTATGCTTGATTTAAATTTGCCTCATTTTGTGGCAGCGTCGACCATACGCCTTTAGCTTTTGATAATGTAATGTTTTCAGCATTATTTGATTTGATCAAAAAGAATCTTGTgtctctaaataaataatttagtttcgtCATATAATCATAGGTTTTGATTTTTGAGTTAGTACTCGTCACACAACGTCTTTTACTTTGTATGGGGGATTGACTTTCAGACTTGGTGCGTTTACGATTAGTACGTCTGTCTTTTGACTTTTGAGTGCTCACCGAGCTTATGCTTGGAGTGCTGGAATCGCTTGAAGATGAGCTAGACACTTCACTGCGGGTGTCATAATCTTTTACTTCCTCTAGCTGTTTCAGCTCTTCGCCTATTTCTGCTTCCACTTCACCAACGCCGAGATTAACGGCGTCGGTATTGTTGGAAACCTCCATTTTCAATTCCCTGTTTTCTAGCCACATACAACTATAGATTAACTAAACATAATTTGCAGAAGAGTAACTAAACTAGCTCGTTAAATGAGATTAAACTAATGTTTAATATCTCGGCCTTTTAAAATGTATAGAGCATGAAAGTATAagattacaatttacaattagtTTTGCAATGAACTTCCAAATAATCATAGACAAAAGAGTAGACACAGGACCATACAGATTACAGATAAAAGGTAGATTATGTAACTACCATAGAGAATATAAACAGTACTTAAGAGGTTTATGTGTTGAAAGAGTAACATGCTCAATATTTATTCTTTGACGGACATtcaaatttcataatttttcatttaaatgttCTCACTAATTTGACCACTTGATAAATACAAAACGACTGCAGTGACTTTTGACCTTTTGAATTTTGGCGTTGTTCAGGGCGTTCTAAAAGAGTAATCTCCAATTCTTTGAGATGAATACTAAACTTTACTAAGCTAGAACGTGAAAAACCAGAGGTCCAAAAGTCACGACGCGACATAGTGCTTGCATTTGTATCCTCAATGGTCCATGGTCTACTTCCGCTCGTTGCATAGTCTTTTTATCACCTGATTTTTGCAATTGTATGTTGGTAGCATTGCGTTAAAAATCTTGTGGAAAACTTTGAAAATTGTAAACTAAGTTTTGTGCATTTTGGACAACAGCTGGTCTTTGCccaattactaaaataaatatttcaataaaattaaatctagtcTTTTCTGTGATTGTAAGTGTGTTGCTTAATTATGCATTATGTTCAGAAGTATTTGGATAAACTGCAATTACCCACGATGAATAATATTCCGATCAGTAAtggatataaaacaaatatttttctatactgTAACTATTACAGTTTCTATTCTCAAAAGGTAAGATTAcagaaatgtattttttttgtaatttgtaaaaaagtttataatttatagtaaaacGATATAATATCTAAAACTCTGCTTTTACAGGTTTTAATGGCACTGTATGAGAAAAATATCGAATTCGAACCACTAGTTATAGATATCACTAAGGGTGAACAATATTCTCCATGGTTTCTTGAAATAAATCCTCGCGGAGAAATTCCAGTTCTCAaagtaaataattcaattatacCAGATTCTACACGAATTTTGGATTATTTGGAACTTTACTTAGATCAaggttttgtatttaattaaataattaagatacACTTCTGTTTCTAATAGATTGATTGATTGTCTTATATATCACAAAATCTCaaatatgcatttattttacttcaccTGGAGagactaaaaacaaaaacaactgtGCAAATAAAAACAGTATTTACTGTAAGATTATTAAAGAATTATTCTTTTGTAAAAATAGCTGGatcaatatatattaataaaatgtccaATCATACTCTTCTGCACAGTTGGTAAATGCATATTTGCAGTGCTATAATACTTGAGTACAATAATGTGTCTTAATGTATCAATGCTTATAATGGTAAACTTTTAACCAATACACACCAGTACTTATGCATTCACAACATTAACATTGGACCAACAAAGGTTGCATGGGGTATTTGATGCTGAAAGATCCAC is a window encoding:
- the LOC120630602 gene encoding YTH domain-containing protein 1, with the protein product MWLENRELKMEVSNNTDAVNLGVGEVEAEIGEELKQLEEVKDYDTRSEVSSSSSSDSSTPSISSVSTQKSKDRRTNRKRTKSESQSPIQSKRRCVTSTNSKIKTYDYMTKLNYLFRDTRFFLIKSNNAENITLSKAKGVWSTLPQNEANLNQAYRESRNVLLIFSVKESGKFAGFARLASESRRDVPSISWVLPPGLSAKVLDGVFKVDWICRKELSFSSTLHLYNPWNEGKPVKIGRDGQEIEPKVAEELCRLFPEDEGIEMTPILRKSKESSKKSYLKSGGSYRTYRAPLSNSRGSGYRNRMSASSRSRRKTFSSTRSRLGSTSSYKRRSPSPYMRDRLPSWFTRPRENYNNTGSAAAEAYVAEYMRSMHHQLPPLPYVPPPGFSGALATYDGLPPPPPPPPPRYYDLADYPRSVLVYDKRSYERSVDEFLWRTSDRSRGRSRDRSRDRESHRSYRDRR